The following are encoded in a window of Methanobrevibacter ruminantium M1 genomic DNA:
- a CDS encoding transcriptional regulator, whose protein sequence is MKPPCEMVVWYIIPAIRSELAKDLLKLGMKQKKISELMDITQPAVSQYLTDKRGSGIGFNDDVKALIQEFANDLNDGTATKFDIIPRTCYICKRIKTEDVICQIHKEKGHMPADCQACLGSEAHLL, encoded by the coding sequence ATGAAACCACCTTGTGAAATGGTAGTATGGTATATCATACCAGCCATAAGATCTGAATTAGCTAAAGACTTATTAAAATTAGGCATGAAACAGAAAAAGATATCTGAATTAATGGATATTACTCAACCAGCTGTATCCCAGTATTTAACTGATAAAAGAGGCAGCGGAATTGGGTTTAATGATGATGTTAAGGCATTGATTCAAGAATTTGCTAATGACTTAAATGATGGTACCGCAACCAAATTTGATATAATTCCACGTACCTGTTATATATGTAAAAGAATCAAAACAGAAGACGTAATCTGTCAAATCCATAAGGAAAAAGGACATATGCCTGCAGATTGCCAAGCATGTTTAGGTTCAGAGGCACATTTATTATAA
- a CDS encoding DHH family phosphoesterase has translation MKEACPKCNGTGLVAVDTKICDACDGTGYEDTFEMKNHFKGVTSNARAKFDLDADQDIPCEVCNGKGVVDVFEDCPYCKGTGQINVCNSCGKAIPDDKDYCDECNEKQLEEKMNKVKERLENPKKLKVESDIEGKEIVYELDGLCDMSDLEINSLYKGKVTRVERYGVFVSLNNQVWGLMRTSNPHNKVGDTIFVRISQIKERKREVDMVPAHVFKGEYVVKKLSKNIGRTKIETLDESSLKSIVKVYGEVIQIQQTSGPTIFTITDETSITWAAAFNEPGVRMYPEIEVGDIVEVIGEVNQHNGEIQIESESISKLDSDEAEAMKELIDIALDKKAEPDDVDFLIESPVLERLKPKMREAAKVIRRAVLDGRSILVRHHNDADGICSGVAIEKAVIPYLKENNPDNDAEYHYFKRSPSKAPFYELEDVVKDLSFALEDLDRHGQKLPLIVLLDNGSTEEDIVALMQAKIYDIEIVVIDHHSPGNLITKTLRNGETVSGDVESAPEDIMGGTVAVDEYVDTHVNPYLVGGDSQITAGALATEVAHFINPEIEDLIKHLPGIAALGDHAESDEAEQYVELAASKGYSRDRLKQIAECIDFEAYFLRFMNGRGIIDTILGVDNIDKHPKMVDALYKEYLRRVDTQMKAALPNIKRVKLDNGIYFNVLDVEKYAHKFTFPAPGKTCGFVHDKIVKEIGDDKPIITLGHGPDFGVLRATDTVHQLFGFNVNNIVISLADKIPQAGIDGGGHECAGSIKYIEGLGKQVLTELLNEVSEMTDSSKN, from the coding sequence ATGAAAGAAGCATGCCCTAAATGTAACGGAACTGGTTTAGTAGCAGTGGATACAAAGATATGCGATGCATGTGATGGAACAGGATATGAAGACACTTTTGAAATGAAAAACCATTTCAAAGGAGTTACCAGCAATGCAAGAGCAAAATTTGATTTGGATGCAGATCAAGACATTCCATGTGAAGTATGCAATGGAAAAGGTGTTGTGGATGTTTTTGAAGACTGTCCCTACTGTAAGGGAACAGGCCAAATCAACGTATGCAACAGCTGTGGAAAGGCAATTCCAGATGATAAGGATTACTGTGACGAATGCAATGAAAAGCAGCTTGAAGAAAAGATGAATAAAGTAAAGGAAAGACTGGAAAATCCTAAAAAGCTTAAAGTCGAGTCAGACATTGAAGGAAAGGAAATCGTATACGAATTAGACGGACTATGTGATATGAGTGACTTGGAAATCAATTCACTTTACAAAGGAAAAGTCACCCGTGTAGAAAGATACGGTGTTTTTGTAAGCCTTAACAATCAGGTTTGGGGATTGATGAGAACCAGCAACCCTCACAATAAGGTCGGAGACACCATCTTTGTTAGGATTTCACAGATTAAAGAGAGAAAACGTGAAGTTGATATGGTTCCGGCACATGTCTTTAAAGGAGAATATGTAGTCAAGAAACTATCCAAGAACATTGGAAGAACCAAAATCGAAACCCTTGATGAAAGCTCTCTTAAAAGCATTGTTAAAGTATACGGAGAAGTCATACAAATCCAACAGACATCAGGGCCAACCATCTTTACAATCACTGACGAGACTTCAATCACTTGGGCTGCTGCCTTTAATGAGCCTGGAGTTAGAATGTATCCTGAAATTGAAGTGGGAGACATTGTTGAGGTCATTGGAGAAGTCAATCAGCACAATGGAGAAATACAAATCGAATCTGAATCCATCTCCAAATTAGATAGTGATGAAGCTGAAGCAATGAAAGAATTGATTGACATTGCTTTAGATAAAAAAGCAGAACCTGATGATGTTGATTTCTTAATTGAAAGCCCTGTTCTTGAAAGATTAAAGCCAAAAATGAGAGAGGCTGCAAAAGTCATTAGAAGAGCAGTGCTGGATGGAAGATCCATACTTGTAAGGCACCATAACGATGCAGACGGAATCTGTTCAGGTGTGGCAATAGAAAAAGCAGTAATTCCATATTTAAAGGAAAACAATCCAGACAATGATGCAGAATACCACTACTTTAAAAGGTCTCCGAGCAAAGCCCCATTCTATGAATTGGAAGATGTTGTAAAGGACTTGTCCTTTGCACTTGAGGACCTTGACAGGCATGGGCAAAAACTGCCTCTTATTGTTCTTTTAGATAACGGGTCTACAGAAGAGGATATTGTTGCATTGATGCAAGCTAAAATATATGACATTGAAATCGTGGTTATTGACCACCACTCCCCAGGAAATCTAATTACAAAAACCTTAAGGAACGGAGAAACAGTCTCAGGAGATGTGGAATCTGCTCCAGAAGACATTATGGGAGGAACTGTAGCAGTTGACGAATATGTGGACACACATGTTAACCCATATCTTGTCGGAGGAGACTCGCAGATTACAGCAGGCGCATTGGCAACTGAAGTGGCTCATTTCATCAATCCAGAAATTGAAGACTTAATCAAGCACCTTCCAGGAATTGCAGCATTAGGTGACCATGCAGAATCAGATGAAGCAGAACAGTATGTGGAACTTGCAGCAAGTAAAGGCTACTCAAGAGACAGATTAAAGCAGATTGCTGAGTGCATTGACTTTGAAGCTTACTTCTTAAGATTCATGAACGGAAGAGGCATAATCGATACCATCTTAGGTGTTGACAATATTGACAAACATCCTAAAATGGTTGATGCATTGTATAAAGAGTATTTAAGACGTGTTGACACTCAAATGAAAGCAGCGTTGCCGAATATAAAAAGAGTGAAATTAGACAATGGCATCTACTTTAATGTTTTAGATGTTGAAAAATACGCACATAAGTTTACTTTCCCAGCACCAGGAAAAACCTGCGGATTTGTCCATGACAAGATTGTAAAGGAAATCGGCGATGACAAGCCTATCATCACATTAGGACATGGCCCAGACTTTGGTGTTTTAAGAGCAACAGACACAGTACACCAGCTCTTTGGATTTAATGTGAATAATATTGTAATCAGTCTTGCAGATAAGATACCTCAAGCAGGTATTGATGGAGGAGGCCACGAATGTGCAGGATCCATTAAATATATTGAGGGTCTTGGCAAACAGGTATTGACTGAACTTCTCAATGAAGTCAGTGAAATGACTGACAGTTCTAAGAATTAA
- the nifS gene encoding cysteine desulfurase NifS encodes MYMDNSATSPVKEEVFNAMVPYLKEEFGNPSAFYSLGRSAKKAVETARENVAKLINAETREIIFTSGGTESDNMAIKGIAFKLEDKGKHIITTVIEHPAVLRTCEYLETKGFEVTYLPVKENGILDIEDLKEAIRDDTILISVMHANNEIGTIQPIEEVGGIAKEKGITFHVDAVQSVGKIPVDVKKANIDLLSISSHKLYGPKGVGALFIRKGVRIETLIHGGGQENNLRSGTENVPGIVGFGKAAEIAYNNLDANIEKLQEIRDLLIGEVLDKVPEAYLNGDREERLPNNASFRFAAIEGEGLILRLDAKGINGATGSACSSKNLKASYVLSALGLEDAEIHGSLRLSLGVENSIEDVEVVSDAIADVVGSLRQMSPLWDNEKNESLELDESKFTDVDH; translated from the coding sequence ATTTATATGGACAATTCTGCAACTTCTCCAGTTAAAGAAGAAGTTTTCAATGCAATGGTTCCTTACTTAAAGGAAGAATTCGGAAATCCTTCTGCCTTTTATTCATTAGGTAGAAGTGCAAAAAAAGCAGTTGAAACTGCACGTGAAAATGTGGCTAAATTAATCAATGCTGAGACAAGAGAAATCATCTTTACAAGTGGGGGTACTGAATCCGACAATATGGCTATAAAGGGCATAGCCTTTAAATTGGAAGATAAAGGAAAGCATATCATTACAACAGTAATCGAGCATCCTGCAGTACTTAGGACCTGCGAATACCTAGAAACAAAAGGCTTTGAAGTGACTTATCTTCCAGTTAAGGAAAATGGTATTCTTGATATTGAAGACTTAAAGGAAGCAATCAGAGACGATACCATCTTAATTTCAGTAATGCATGCAAATAATGAAATTGGAACTATCCAGCCTATTGAAGAGGTCGGTGGAATTGCAAAGGAAAAAGGCATCACTTTCCATGTGGATGCTGTTCAATCTGTTGGAAAAATCCCTGTTGATGTAAAAAAAGCAAATATTGACTTATTATCCATCTCTTCCCATAAGCTTTATGGTCCAAAGGGAGTAGGTGCGCTATTCATTAGAAAAGGAGTAAGGATTGAAACCTTGATTCATGGGGGAGGCCAAGAAAACAATCTCAGATCAGGTACTGAAAACGTTCCAGGAATTGTTGGATTCGGTAAGGCTGCAGAGATTGCTTATAATAATTTGGATGCAAATATTGAAAAGCTTCAAGAAATCAGAGACCTTCTTATAGGAGAGGTATTGGATAAGGTCCCAGAGGCATATTTGAATGGTGATAGAGAGGAGAGACTCCCTAACAATGCAAGCTTCAGATTTGCAGCGATTGAAGGTGAAGGGCTAATCCTAAGATTGGATGCGAAAGGAATTAATGGGGCAACAGGTTCTGCTTGTTCTTCTAAAAACCTAAAGGCATCTTATGTTTTAAGCGCTCTTGGATTGGAGGATGCTGAAATTCACGGCTCATTAAGATTATCCTTAGGAGTAGAGAATTCAATCGAAGATGTTGAAGTTGTATCAGATGCCATTGCAGATGTGGTTGGAAGCTTAAGACAGATGTCTCCTTTATGGGACAATGAGAAAAACGAATCCTTAGAATTGGATGAATCCAAATTTACAGATGTGGATCATTAG
- a CDS encoding acetate--CoA ligase family protein, whose amino-acid sequence MTDLNKMFNPDSVAIVGASNSEGKVGYIIVNNMINDGFKGNIYPINPKDDEIQGLKAYKNVSDLPEVPDLVIVSIPSVLVNPVVEECGEFGVKNMVVITAGFKEIGGDGVERENQLVALGEKYGINIIGPNSLGITDSHTPLNASFSQIMPPEGNIAFISQSGAMMVAIIDWSVTSGIGFSKIISLGNKAGTTEIELIEYLSYDDETAVVICYLESITEDDDFVRTLRKVSYKKPVIILKSGSSSAGAEAASSHTGALAGSDIAFDTAFKQSGVFRVTTMDELFDVGLAFSKCPLPTGRNLAIITNAGGGGVLSVDAMERYNLDLVKFDEKTNARLKEAVPEEGSIKNPIDVLGDAPVIRYKESLEAVLDSDDVDGLVVMVCPTASADADGIADALVEGASGFDKPVIAVNMGGPIFENANDVLRDNGIPTYVFPETAVKVFDYLARFAAVQDRNYDDPVGELDDVDKEAVEEIFAKVKAEERDTLLGSEAYAVAEAYGIEAAPIKLATSAEEAGQLAEEMEFPVVLKIASDKILHKSDIGGVKVGIQSKEEAEEVFEEIMANAKKAHPDIVPNGVEVQKMMDSGIEVLVGMVRDSQFGPMIAFGMGGVLVNLLEDVSFKLAKGLTTDEIAEQMESTKVMGLLKGFRGEAPGDIEAVKSAIIRIAKLTLDFPEISELDINPIFVYEKGSSALDIKIKLA is encoded by the coding sequence ATGACTGATCTTAATAAGATGTTTAATCCAGACTCTGTTGCTATTGTTGGAGCTTCCAACTCTGAAGGAAAAGTTGGTTATATTATTGTAAATAATATGATCAATGATGGTTTTAAAGGAAATATATATCCAATTAACCCTAAAGATGATGAAATTCAAGGATTAAAAGCATATAAAAATGTATCTGACTTACCAGAGGTACCCGACCTTGTAATTGTTTCCATTCCTAGTGTTTTAGTAAACCCTGTCGTTGAAGAATGTGGTGAATTCGGCGTTAAAAACATGGTAGTCATCACTGCAGGATTTAAGGAAATTGGCGGAGACGGTGTGGAAAGAGAAAACCAGCTTGTAGCTTTAGGAGAAAAATATGGCATAAATATTATTGGTCCTAACAGTTTAGGTATCACCGATTCACACACTCCATTAAATGCTTCATTTTCACAGATCATGCCTCCTGAAGGAAATATTGCATTCATTTCCCAAAGTGGAGCTATGATGGTAGCTATTATCGATTGGAGCGTAACTTCCGGAATTGGTTTCAGTAAGATTATCAGTTTAGGAAACAAGGCTGGAACAACCGAAATCGAGCTTATCGAATACTTATCATATGACGATGAGACTGCGGTGGTTATCTGTTACTTAGAATCAATCACTGAAGATGACGACTTCGTTAGAACCTTAAGAAAAGTGTCCTATAAGAAACCGGTCATTATCTTGAAATCCGGTTCCAGTTCTGCTGGTGCTGAAGCTGCATCCTCACATACCGGTGCATTGGCAGGTAGTGACATTGCGTTTGACACAGCATTCAAGCAATCTGGTGTATTTAGAGTAACAACTATGGATGAATTGTTTGATGTCGGTTTGGCATTCTCCAAATGTCCATTGCCTACTGGACGTAACCTTGCCATCATTACAAATGCAGGTGGTGGAGGAGTATTGTCTGTAGATGCTATGGAAAGATATAATTTGGATTTAGTTAAATTTGATGAGAAGACCAATGCAAGACTTAAAGAGGCAGTTCCTGAAGAGGGAAGTATTAAAAACCCTATTGATGTTTTAGGTGACGCTCCTGTTATAAGATATAAGGAATCTTTAGAAGCTGTTTTAGATTCTGATGATGTTGACGGATTGGTTGTCATGGTATGTCCTACTGCATCTGCAGATGCTGATGGAATTGCCGATGCACTTGTTGAAGGTGCAAGTGGATTTGACAAGCCGGTCATTGCTGTTAACATGGGTGGACCTATATTTGAAAATGCTAACGATGTCTTAAGGGATAATGGAATTCCTACCTATGTATTCCCTGAAACTGCTGTAAAGGTATTTGACTACCTTGCAAGATTTGCTGCAGTTCAAGATAGAAATTATGATGATCCTGTAGGAGAGCTTGATGACGTTGATAAGGAAGCTGTTGAAGAAATATTCGCTAAAGTAAAAGCTGAAGAAAGAGACACTTTGCTTGGTAGTGAAGCTTATGCTGTAGCTGAAGCTTATGGAATTGAAGCAGCTCCTATAAAGCTTGCAACTTCCGCTGAAGAGGCAGGTCAATTGGCTGAAGAGATGGAATTCCCTGTTGTGCTTAAGATTGCATCTGATAAGATCTTGCACAAATCAGACATTGGCGGTGTAAAGGTAGGCATCCAATCCAAAGAGGAAGCAGAAGAAGTCTTCGAAGAGATCATGGCTAATGCTAAGAAAGCTCACCCAGATATTGTTCCAAACGGTGTGGAAGTTCAAAAGATGATGGATTCCGGTATAGAAGTTCTTGTTGGAATGGTTAGGGATTCACAATTTGGTCCTATGATTGCATTTGGTATGGGTGGAGTTCTTGTAAACCTTTTAGAGGATGTTTCATTTAAATTGGCTAAAGGCTTGACCACTGATGAGATTGCCGAACAGATGGAAAGCACTAAAGTTATGGGACTTCTTAAAGGTTTCAGAGGAGAGGCTCCTGGAGATATTGAAGCAGTTAAATCCGCAATCATTAGAATTGCAAAACTCACTTTAGACTTCCCTGAAATCTCTGAACTTGATATAAACCCTATCTTTGTATATGAGAAAGGATCAAGTGCTTTGGATATTAAGATTAAGTTGGCTTAA
- the nifU gene encoding Fe-S cluster assembly scaffold protein NifU, producing the protein MYSDKVMDHFANPRNSGEIENASGEGTVGNPTCGDLMTIYIDVDDDEVIQDIKFKTFGCGAAIATSSMITEIAKGMAVDEALKITRNDVADALDGLPPIKMHCSNLAADALAEAIKDYKEKQEE; encoded by the coding sequence ATGTACAGTGATAAAGTTATGGATCATTTTGCAAATCCAAGAAACTCTGGCGAAATTGAAAATGCAAGTGGTGAAGGTACTGTTGGAAATCCTACTTGTGGAGATTTAATGACAATCTATATAGATGTTGATGATGATGAAGTAATTCAGGATATTAAGTTTAAAACATTCGGCTGTGGTGCTGCAATTGCAACAAGCAGTATGATAACTGAAATTGCAAAAGGAATGGCTGTTGATGAAGCTTTAAAAATCACTAGAAATGATGTAGCAGATGCTTTAGATGGTCTTCCGCCAATTAAGATGCACTGTTCCAACTTAGCTGCTGATGCTTTAGCTGAAGCAATTAAGGATTATAAGGAAAAGCAAGAAGAATAA
- the cysE gene encoding serine O-acetyltransferase: MFDDLKDDLQAAKARDPAARSSLEILCCYPGIWAILLHRWNHWLWTHNLPFWGRFFSQISRFLTGIEIHPGAQIGKRVFIDHGMGIVIGETTIVGDDVLIYQGVVLGGTSLSKGKRHPTVEDAVVIGSGAKVLGNITLGCSSKIGAGAVVLQDVPRGATAVGVPSRIIHEDRKCVLDLEHEFPDPVSSAIDLLFERQEELEKRINILSHFHDIDHVEFSHDPKVEEVFKGADEKSFYKLNNIIEDE; encoded by the coding sequence ATGTTTGATGATTTAAAAGATGATCTGCAAGCTGCAAAAGCAAGAGACCCTGCTGCAAGAAGTAGCTTAGAGATTCTTTGCTGTTATCCTGGAATATGGGCTATTCTTTTGCACAGATGGAATCATTGGCTTTGGACTCATAATTTGCCATTTTGGGGAAGATTCTTCTCACAGATTTCAAGATTCCTCACAGGAATTGAAATCCACCCTGGTGCTCAAATAGGAAAAAGAGTGTTTATTGATCATGGAATGGGAATTGTAATCGGTGAGACAACTATTGTTGGTGATGATGTTTTGATTTACCAAGGAGTCGTTCTTGGTGGAACAAGTTTAAGCAAAGGAAAAAGACACCCTACTGTTGAAGATGCTGTTGTAATAGGCTCCGGAGCAAAGGTTTTAGGAAACATTACATTAGGATGTTCCTCTAAAATTGGAGCTGGAGCAGTCGTATTGCAGGATGTTCCAAGGGGAGCTACAGCAGTTGGTGTTCCAAGCAGAATCATTCATGAAGACCGTAAATGTGTTTTGGATTTAGAGCACGAATTCCCAGACCCTGTCTCATCAGCTATTGATTTGCTTTTCGAACGTCAGGAAGAGCTTGAAAAAAGAATCAATATTCTAAGCCACTTTCACGATATCGATCATGTTGAATTTAGTCATGACCCTAAAGTTGAAGAGGTATTTAAGGGCGCTGATGAAAAGTCTTTTTATAAGTTGAATAATATTATTGAAGATGAATGA
- a CDS encoding O-acetylhomoserine aminocarboxypropyltransferase/cysteine synthase family protein, translated as MTNKNYGLSTLGLHAGQEEPDPATGARAVPIYQTSSYVFSNTDEAANRFALQEFGQIYSRLTNPTSDAFEARIAAIEGGNSAISAASGLAAISYALLNITPPGDEIVSANNLYGGTYQLFDYTFKDLARNVIFVDSQDYDAFEAAITDKTKAIYAESLGNPKLDVPDFERLAEIAHSHDIPLIIDNTAAVGLVRPLEHGADVIAASATKFVGGHGTAVGGYIVDSGKFNWGNGKFPTISEPDPSYHGINYWEIFGDFPGLGNIAYTLRIRARLLRDLGATLAPVHSFIFLQGLETLTIRMEKHSENALKVAQFLDNHPAVSWVNYPGLEHHPSHETAKKYLGDKFGALIAFGIKGGLEAGKEFIDNVELLSLLANIGDAKSLVIHPASTTHQQLTPEEQESTGVTQDLIRLSIGLEDVDDIIADIDQALAKVSEKFGDD; from the coding sequence ATGACAAATAAAAATTATGGATTAAGTACTTTAGGATTACACGCAGGACAAGAAGAACCAGACCCAGCAACCGGTGCAAGAGCCGTTCCAATCTATCAGACTTCGTCTTATGTATTCAGCAATACGGATGAGGCAGCTAACAGATTTGCACTTCAGGAATTTGGTCAAATCTACAGCAGATTAACTAACCCTACTTCAGATGCATTTGAAGCAAGAATCGCTGCTATTGAAGGAGGAAATTCCGCTATCTCTGCTGCAAGTGGTTTGGCTGCAATCAGTTATGCTTTGTTAAACATTACACCGCCTGGTGATGAGATCGTATCTGCAAACAACCTTTATGGTGGAACATACCAATTGTTTGATTACACTTTCAAGGATTTGGCACGTAATGTTATCTTTGTAGATTCCCAGGATTATGATGCCTTTGAAGCTGCAATTACCGATAAGACCAAGGCAATTTATGCAGAATCATTAGGAAACCCTAAGTTGGATGTTCCTGACTTTGAAAGATTAGCTGAAATTGCACATTCTCATGACATTCCTTTAATCATCGATAACACCGCTGCAGTAGGGCTTGTAAGACCTTTAGAACATGGTGCTGATGTCATTGCAGCATCTGCAACTAAGTTTGTAGGCGGACATGGTACTGCAGTAGGAGGATATATTGTAGACAGCGGAAAATTCAATTGGGGAAACGGCAAGTTCCCTACAATATCTGAGCCAGATCCAAGTTACCATGGAATAAACTATTGGGAAATATTCGGAGATTTCCCAGGTCTTGGAAACATTGCATATACCTTACGTATCAGGGCAAGATTATTAAGGGATTTAGGTGCAACCCTTGCGCCAGTTCATAGCTTCATATTCTTGCAAGGATTGGAAACCTTAACAATCAGAATGGAAAAACATTCTGAAAATGCTTTAAAAGTAGCTCAATTCTTGGATAATCATCCTGCAGTCAGTTGGGTAAACTATCCAGGTCTTGAACATCATCCAAGCCATGAAACTGCTAAAAAATATTTAGGTGACAAATTCGGTGCTCTCATTGCTTTCGGTATTAAAGGAGGTCTTGAAGCTGGTAAGGAGTTTATTGATAATGTTGAATTATTATCCTTGCTTGCAAATATTGGAGACGCTAAAAGTTTGGTTATCCACCCGGCTTCCACTACTCACCAGCAATTAACTCCAGAAGAACAGGAAAGCACTGGTGTTACTCAAGATTTAATCCGTTTATCCATTGGTTTAGAGGATGTTGACGACATTATTGCTGATATAGATCAAGCATTAGCAAAAGTAAGTGAAAAATTCGGTGATGATTAA
- the cysS gene encoding cysteine--tRNA ligase → MEIYSTMTREKGELNTLFADKIKLFVCGPTVYDDAHIGHGRTYISFDTIKRYLEFKGYSVFYLQNITDIDDKIINRAKESGIDSKYLAEKFEKRFIEDMAALNVTSVNYFARATDHIEEILDQIQRLIDKGYAYVTETGVYFEVAKFEDYGKLSNRKLEDLETHRIDIDSSKKSPHDFALWKNREAPEYAGEPVWDSPWGKGRPGWHIEDTAITEKYFGPQYDIHGGGLDLIFPHHDSEIAQMEAVSGKEPLVQYWMHTGFLNVSGEKMSKSLGNFITIRELLKEYSGDTFRLFVLLTHYRSPIDFSEVSLHQAERNVSRIKNYLENLDEKINDIFEKGNLSEDLLKLAELEENEFDEELINFDYFKSNYPALKEGVNEFFTSMDDDFSTPKAIAAIFSFIKQSNKDLEEDDLIIDDLLAIKHWFKDISQILGIDFFVYKDETSGNEAELLDIIADVRLKLRAEKKYDLSDEIRDKLISLGIEVSD, encoded by the coding sequence ATGGAAATTTATAGTACAATGACAAGGGAAAAAGGAGAGTTGAACACATTATTCGCAGATAAGATCAAACTCTTTGTATGTGGCCCTACAGTTTATGATGATGCTCATATAGGTCATGGAAGGACCTACATATCCTTTGATACAATCAAGAGGTATCTTGAATTTAAGGGATATTCAGTATTCTACTTGCAAAACATTACAGATATTGATGATAAGATTATTAATCGTGCAAAAGAAAGCGGCATAGATTCTAAATACTTAGCTGAGAAGTTTGAAAAGAGATTTATAGAAGATATGGCTGCATTAAATGTTACAAGCGTAAACTATTTTGCAAGGGCAACTGACCACATAGAAGAAATCTTAGATCAGATCCAAAGGCTTATAGATAAGGGATATGCTTATGTTACTGAAACTGGAGTCTACTTTGAAGTTGCCAAGTTTGAAGATTATGGAAAATTGTCCAATCGTAAATTGGAAGATTTAGAAACCCATAGGATAGATATTGACAGTTCCAAGAAAAGTCCACATGACTTTGCCTTATGGAAAAATAGGGAAGCTCCAGAATATGCAGGAGAACCTGTTTGGGATTCCCCTTGGGGTAAAGGAAGACCTGGCTGGCATATTGAAGATACTGCAATCACTGAAAAGTACTTTGGCCCTCAATATGACATTCATGGAGGAGGACTTGACCTTATTTTCCCTCACCATGACTCTGAGATTGCTCAAATGGAAGCTGTCTCTGGCAAGGAGCCTCTTGTTCAATATTGGATGCATACAGGATTCTTAAATGTTTCAGGAGAAAAGATGTCTAAGTCTCTTGGTAATTTCATTACAATCAGAGAATTATTGAAGGAATACTCTGGAGACACTTTTAGGCTATTTGTTCTTTTAACCCATTATAGGAGCCCAATTGACTTCAGTGAAGTAAGCTTGCATCAGGCTGAAAGGAATGTCTCTAGAATCAAGAATTATCTTGAAAATCTTGATGAGAAAATAAATGACATATTTGAAAAGGGAAATCTCTCTGAAGACCTTCTTAAATTAGCAGAATTGGAAGAAAATGAATTTGATGAAGAATTAATCAATTTTGATTATTTCAAATCAAATTACCCTGCCTTAAAAGAAGGAGTAAATGAGTTTTTCACAAGTATGGATGATGATTTCAGCACTCCAAAGGCAATTGCTGCAATTTTCTCATTTATAAAGCAATCAAATAAGGACTTAGAAGAAGATGATTTGATTATAGATGATCTTTTAGCAATTAAACACTGGTTTAAGGACATTAGCCAAATTTTAGGTATCGATTTCTTTGTTTATAAGGACGAAACCAGTGGAAATGAAGCGGAATTGTTAGATATAATTGCTGATGTTCGTTTAAAATTAAGAGCTGAAAAGAAGTATGATTTGTCTGATGAAATTAGAGATAAGCTTATATCATTAGGCATTGAAGTAAGTGATTAA